In one Vanacampus margaritifer isolate UIUO_Vmar chromosome 11, RoL_Vmar_1.0, whole genome shotgun sequence genomic region, the following are encoded:
- the LOC144060290 gene encoding uncharacterized protein LOC144060290 isoform X1, whose translation MAHQIMPSTIDSLLCRLVIEVRELSQKKNDLDREVEVHKGNIAERRRTIETTRTHIKTLEEDADVKRNTLKHNKAVAKSLKTTQNLLLHYEETLRAELESVKASCNNNKDVFEEKIASYRKVFEAHQKPFAQKLQAQDDDMESPMMLSHDDVPVKAKEGGGAYVTDSAAARASSEKRADRDVHFQPTTEANMQMESLPVKDPIAVVSALNVSETKRCVSGPETSADANAEEMDAQSEARQSPSRRADEMRSNEQHVRAQVEMPSEEEDDQEVEALSQAKQSAVSEEEEAAQVQMEEGGAADDKEEEPAPKENGARSLQQPQSSTAPGTPTFHFNFSPTSSPVAGPSDSKSPAFMFSLNSNPSTPGYSGFGFDGVSQDEDLSFPFTGSFLDKTWTSCSTRRSKARTSSSPSPPRAPRRARKTPPPTLLFHFTFDTLAFCCCFLVPS comes from the exons ATGGCGCATCAAATAATGCCCAGTACCATTGATAGTCTCCTCTGTCGGTTAG TAATTGAAGTTCGTGAGCTTTCTCAGAAAAAGAATGACCTTGACCGAGAGGTTGAAG TTCATAAAGGTAACATTGCAGAAAGGAGGAGGACTATTGAAACAACTCGTACACATATCAAGACGCTGGAAGAGGATGCTGATGTGAAACGCAACACTTTGAAACACAACAAGGCAGTTGCAAAAAG CCTGAAGACGACTCAGAACTTGCTCCTTCATTATGAGGAAACTTTGAGAGCAGAACTGGAGAGCGTAAAAGCCAGTTGCAACAATAACAA GGACGTCTTTGAAGAGAAAATTGCAAGCTACAGGAAGGTATTTGAGGCTCATCAGAAGCCATTTGCACAAAAGCTGCAGGCGCAAGATGATGACATGGAGAGTCCAATGATGCTTTCTCATGATGATGTGCCAGTCAAAGCCAAGGAAGGGGGTGGAGCCTATGTCACTG ATTCTGCCGCTGCTCGTGCCTCTTCAGAGAAAAGAGCAGACAG GGATGTTCATTTCCAGCCCACCACAGAGGCAAACATGCAAATGGAGAGTTTACCTGTGAAGGATCCCATAGCCGTCGTCTCCGCTCTGAATGTCAGTGAGACGAAG AGATGCGTCAGCGGTCCAGAAACCTCTGCGGACGCGAACGCTGAGGAAATGGACGCGCAAAGCGAGGCCCGTCAATCGCCTTCCCGCAGAGCTGATGAAATGAGAAGCAATGAGCAACATGTGAGGGCACAAG TTGAGATGCCCAGTGAGGAAGAGGACGACCAGGAGGTTGAAGCATTAAGCCAA GCAAAGCAATCAGCTGTGTCGGAGGAAGAAGAGGCGGCACAGGTGCAAATGGAGGAAGGAGGCGCAGCAGACGACAAGGAAGAGGAGCCGGCACCAAAAGAAAATGGCGCTCGTTCACTACAACAACCTCAGTCGTCAACTGCGCCTGGAACACCAACATTCCACTTTAA TTTTAGCCCAACTAGCTCCCCAGTTGCGGGCCCATCTGATAGCAAATCTCCAGCCTTCATGTTCTCGCTCAACTCTAATCCCAGCACCCCGGGCTACTCCGGTTTCGGCTTCGATGGCGTCTCCCAGGATGAG GATTTATCATTCCCCTTCACTGGCTCCTTTTTAGACAAG ACCTGGACTTCCTGTTCAACCCGCCGGAGCAAAGCGAGGACTTCCAGTTCCCCTTCTCCTCCGAGAGCCCCGCGGAGAGCAAGGAAAACACCTCCACCGActttgctttttcatttcacttttgaCACACTCGCCTTTTGCTGTTGCTTCTTGGTACCAAGTTGA
- the LOC144060979 gene encoding X-ray repair cross-complementing protein 5-like, with protein MSKSKSFHVLCMDVGLSMSNSAPGEDSPFELAKQVIQKFVQRQVFAEVKDELALVLFGTDSTKNLLAQDGQYQNITVHRDLMVPDFELLEEIENQVHPENQQADWLDALVVCMDLLQTGIKGKRHDRLNIYFLSDLSVEADSEQLDVIVENLKQADITLQFFLPFSAEDESMDEAGDAGRGGPGSRGSGKGLSSEQKNGLEMVKHIMLSLDEQDGLDQIYTLRNAIEGLCMFKHIERRPMAWPCQLTIGSALSIRIVGYKAVTEEKLKKTWITVDAQSNERDHVRKETVYCLDDDNETEVQKDDIVHGFCYGSDIVPFSKVDQEQMKYKHDGKCFAVLGFTNQNMVPRHSFMGTQAIKIFSAVNDEHAGVALSALVRALDELKMVAIVRYAYDRRCNPQIGAAFPCIKLNYECLIYVQLPFMEDLRHFTFASLNSKKFSPSDTQLHAVDSLIDSMMLVEKDEDGDLKDLLKVHHIPNPQFQRLFQCLHHRAVNPGTALPPMEPWLAAVLDRPDLIKERCRAPLEEVKKMFPLKVVEKKKQLKTSAQIFGKDSEQPDAKKAKGDAAEEEEGEEEYNLADISEGSVTSVGSVNPGRDFRILIKQKTLPFQAACEQLTHRIEQLLGNKNTQYYMKSITCIQAFREQSVKLGRADLYNSYLQSLKGCITNRGLEVFWDLLVQGSISLIGQDEVEGSSVSKNEAAQFLLPDEKKEEPVATTADDTGDVDDLLDNM; from the exons ATGTCCAAGTCGAAA TCGTTTCATGTGCTGTGCATGGATGTTGGGCTTTCCATGTCCAACTCGGCACCTGGTGAAGATTCTCCATTTGAACTAGCCAAACAAGTCATTCAGAAGTTTGTCCAACGTCAG gtgTTTGCTGAGGTCAAGGATGAATTGGCTTTGGTTCTATTCGGCACAGACTCAACCAAGAACTTGCTGGCTCAAGATGGGCAGTACCAGAACATCACCGTTCACCGCGATCTGATGGTACCTGACTTTGAGCTTTTAGAAGAGATTGAAAATCAGGTCCACCCGGAGAATCAACAGGCAGACT GGTTAGATGCTCTTGTGGTCTGCATGGATCTTCTTCAAACAGGGATAAa gggaaaACGTCATGATCGACTCAACATTTACTTCCTGAGTGACCTTAGTGTTGAAGCAGACTCAGAACAACTGGACGTCATTGTTGAAAACCTGAAACAAGCTGACATTACGCTGCAGTTCTT tTTACCCTTCTCTGCTGAAGATGAATCAATGGATGAAGCAGGCGATGCAGGAAGAGGAGGACCCGGTTCAAGAGGCTCGGGCAAAGGCTTGTCCAGCGAACAGAAGAATGGATTGGAGATGGTTAAGCACATCATGCTCAGCCTGGATGAGCAAGACGGTCTTGATCAGATTTACACACTCAG GAATGCTATTGAGGGGCTGTGTATGTTCAAGCACATCGAGAGAAGACCCATGGCGTGGCCCTGTCAGCTGACCATCGGCAGCGCTCTTTCCATTCGCATCGTTGGCTACAAAGCT GTGACCGAGGAAAAGCTGAAGAAAACGTGGATCACGGTGGACGCACAGAGCAACGAGAGAGACCACGTAAGGAAAGAGACGGTCTACTGTCTGGATGACGACAACGAGACGGAGGTGCAGAAGGATGACATCGTTCACG GTTTTTGCTATGGGAGTGATATTGTTCCCTTCTCCAAAGTGGATCAAGAGCAGATGAAATACAAACACGATGGGAAGTGCTTTGCAGTTTTAGGTTTTACCAACCAAAACATG GTTCCTCGCCACTCCTTCATGGGAACTCAGGCCATCAAGATCTTTTCTGCAGTCAATGATGAG CACGCAGGGGTAGCGCTGTCTGCTCTCGTCCGGGCGCTGGACGAGCTCAAAATGGTGGCCATTGTTCGGTACGCCTACGACAGGCGGTGCAACCCTCAAATCGGAGCAGCTTTTCCTTGCATCAAGCTGAACTATGAG TGTCTCATATACGTCCAGCTGCCCTTCATGGAAGACCTCCGACACTTCACTTTTGCTTCTCTAAACAGCAAGAAATTCAGCCCCTCAg ACACACAGCTGCATGCTGTCGACTCTCTCATCGACTCCATGATGTTGGTGGAGAAAGATGAAGATGGAGACCTAAAGGACTTGCTCAAAGTCCACCACATTCCCAACCCACAATTCCAGAGGCTTTTCCAG TGCCTGCATCATCGAGCCGTCAACCCCGGCACAGCCCTCCCCCCTATGGAGCCATGGCTGGCGGCTGTATTGGACCGCCCGGATCTCATCAAGGAGCGTTGTCGAGCGCCACTAGAGGAGGTGAAGAAAATGTTTCCTCTCAAAGTGgtggagaagaagaagcaacTAAAGACTAGTGCTCAAATCTTTGGAAAAGA CTCTGAGCAGCCGGATGCCAAGAAGGCAAAGGGAGATGccgcggaggaggaggaaggggaggaGGAGTATAATCTGGCTGACATTTCTGAAGGCTCTGTTACTTCG GTCGGAAGCGTTAATCCCGGCCGAGACTTCCGCATCTTGATCAAGCAAAAAACGCTTCCATTCCAAGCGG CCTGCGAGCAACTGACTCACAGGATAGAGCAGTTGCTAGGCAACAAGAACACGCAGTACTACATGAAAAGCATCACCTGTATCCAGGCCTTCAGAGAACAGTCTGTAAAG CTGGGGAGGGCCGATCTGTACAATAGCTACCTCCAGTCGCTGAAAGGATGCATCACAAACAGGGGGCTGGAAGTCTTTTGGGACCTGCTTGTCCAAG GCTCCATATCTCTTATTGGCCAGGATGAGGTGGAAGGAAGCTCTGTGTCTAAAAATGAAGCCGCTCAG TTTCTGCTGCCCGACGAGAAAAAGGAAGAGCCAGTCGCGACAACGGCAGATGACACTGGCGATGTTGATGACTtg CTGGACAACATGTAA
- the LOC144060290 gene encoding uncharacterized protein LOC144060290 isoform X2, whose translation MAHQIMPSTIDSLLCRLVIEVRELSQKKNDLDREVEVHKGNIAERRRTIETTRTHIKTLEEDADVKRNTLKHNKAVAKSLKTTQNLLLHYEETLRAELESVKASCNNNKDVFEEKIASYRKVFEAHQKPFAQKLQAQDDDMESPMMLSHDDVPVKAKEGGGAYVTDSAAARASSEKRADRDVHFQPTTEANMQMESLPVKDPIAVVSALNVSETKRCVSGPETSADANAEEMDAQSEARQSPSRRADEMRSNEQHVRAQVEMPSEEEDDQEVEALSQAKQSAVSEEEEAAQVQMEEGGAADDKEEEPAPKENGARSLQQPQSSTAPGTPTFHFNFSPTSSPVAGPSDSKSPAFMFSLNSNPSTPGYSGFGFDGVSQDEDLSFPFTGSFLDKKKQETKSGDLDFLFNPPEQSEDFQFPFSSESPAESKENTSTDFAFSFHF comes from the exons ATGGCGCATCAAATAATGCCCAGTACCATTGATAGTCTCCTCTGTCGGTTAG TAATTGAAGTTCGTGAGCTTTCTCAGAAAAAGAATGACCTTGACCGAGAGGTTGAAG TTCATAAAGGTAACATTGCAGAAAGGAGGAGGACTATTGAAACAACTCGTACACATATCAAGACGCTGGAAGAGGATGCTGATGTGAAACGCAACACTTTGAAACACAACAAGGCAGTTGCAAAAAG CCTGAAGACGACTCAGAACTTGCTCCTTCATTATGAGGAAACTTTGAGAGCAGAACTGGAGAGCGTAAAAGCCAGTTGCAACAATAACAA GGACGTCTTTGAAGAGAAAATTGCAAGCTACAGGAAGGTATTTGAGGCTCATCAGAAGCCATTTGCACAAAAGCTGCAGGCGCAAGATGATGACATGGAGAGTCCAATGATGCTTTCTCATGATGATGTGCCAGTCAAAGCCAAGGAAGGGGGTGGAGCCTATGTCACTG ATTCTGCCGCTGCTCGTGCCTCTTCAGAGAAAAGAGCAGACAG GGATGTTCATTTCCAGCCCACCACAGAGGCAAACATGCAAATGGAGAGTTTACCTGTGAAGGATCCCATAGCCGTCGTCTCCGCTCTGAATGTCAGTGAGACGAAG AGATGCGTCAGCGGTCCAGAAACCTCTGCGGACGCGAACGCTGAGGAAATGGACGCGCAAAGCGAGGCCCGTCAATCGCCTTCCCGCAGAGCTGATGAAATGAGAAGCAATGAGCAACATGTGAGGGCACAAG TTGAGATGCCCAGTGAGGAAGAGGACGACCAGGAGGTTGAAGCATTAAGCCAA GCAAAGCAATCAGCTGTGTCGGAGGAAGAAGAGGCGGCACAGGTGCAAATGGAGGAAGGAGGCGCAGCAGACGACAAGGAAGAGGAGCCGGCACCAAAAGAAAATGGCGCTCGTTCACTACAACAACCTCAGTCGTCAACTGCGCCTGGAACACCAACATTCCACTTTAA TTTTAGCCCAACTAGCTCCCCAGTTGCGGGCCCATCTGATAGCAAATCTCCAGCCTTCATGTTCTCGCTCAACTCTAATCCCAGCACCCCGGGCTACTCCGGTTTCGGCTTCGATGGCGTCTCCCAGGATGAG GATTTATCATTCCCCTTCACTGGCTCCTTTTTAGACAAG AAAAAACAAGAGACTAAATCAGGCG ACCTGGACTTCCTGTTCAACCCGCCGGAGCAAAGCGAGGACTTCCAGTTCCCCTTCTCCTCCGAGAGCCCCGCGGAGAGCAAGGAAAACACCTCCACCGActttgctttttcatttcacttttga
- the LOC144060290 gene encoding uncharacterized protein LOC144060290 isoform X3 has protein sequence MAHQIMPSTIDSLLCRLVIEVRELSQKKNDLDREVEVHKGNIAERRRTIETTRTHIKTLEEDADVKRNTLKHNKAVAKSLKTTQNLLLHYEETLRAELESVKASCNNNKDVFEEKIASYRKVFEAHQKPFAQKLQAQDDDMESPMMLSHDDVPVKAKEGGGAYVTDSAAARASSEKRADRDVHFQPTTEANMQMESLPVKDPIAVVSALNRCVSGPETSADANAEEMDAQSEARQSPSRRADEMRSNEQHVRAQVEMPSEEEDDQEVEALSQAKQSAVSEEEEAAQVQMEEGGAADDKEEEPAPKENGARSLQQPQSSTAPGTPTFHFNFSPTSSPVAGPSDSKSPAFMFSLNSNPSTPGYSGFGFDGVSQDEDLSFPFTGSFLDKTWTSCSTRRSKARTSSSPSPPRAPRRARKTPPPTLLFHFTFDTLAFCCCFLVPS, from the exons ATGGCGCATCAAATAATGCCCAGTACCATTGATAGTCTCCTCTGTCGGTTAG TAATTGAAGTTCGTGAGCTTTCTCAGAAAAAGAATGACCTTGACCGAGAGGTTGAAG TTCATAAAGGTAACATTGCAGAAAGGAGGAGGACTATTGAAACAACTCGTACACATATCAAGACGCTGGAAGAGGATGCTGATGTGAAACGCAACACTTTGAAACACAACAAGGCAGTTGCAAAAAG CCTGAAGACGACTCAGAACTTGCTCCTTCATTATGAGGAAACTTTGAGAGCAGAACTGGAGAGCGTAAAAGCCAGTTGCAACAATAACAA GGACGTCTTTGAAGAGAAAATTGCAAGCTACAGGAAGGTATTTGAGGCTCATCAGAAGCCATTTGCACAAAAGCTGCAGGCGCAAGATGATGACATGGAGAGTCCAATGATGCTTTCTCATGATGATGTGCCAGTCAAAGCCAAGGAAGGGGGTGGAGCCTATGTCACTG ATTCTGCCGCTGCTCGTGCCTCTTCAGAGAAAAGAGCAGACAG GGATGTTCATTTCCAGCCCACCACAGAGGCAAACATGCAAATGGAGAGTTTACCTGTGAAGGATCCCATAGCCGTCGTCTCCGCTCTGAAT AGATGCGTCAGCGGTCCAGAAACCTCTGCGGACGCGAACGCTGAGGAAATGGACGCGCAAAGCGAGGCCCGTCAATCGCCTTCCCGCAGAGCTGATGAAATGAGAAGCAATGAGCAACATGTGAGGGCACAAG TTGAGATGCCCAGTGAGGAAGAGGACGACCAGGAGGTTGAAGCATTAAGCCAA GCAAAGCAATCAGCTGTGTCGGAGGAAGAAGAGGCGGCACAGGTGCAAATGGAGGAAGGAGGCGCAGCAGACGACAAGGAAGAGGAGCCGGCACCAAAAGAAAATGGCGCTCGTTCACTACAACAACCTCAGTCGTCAACTGCGCCTGGAACACCAACATTCCACTTTAA TTTTAGCCCAACTAGCTCCCCAGTTGCGGGCCCATCTGATAGCAAATCTCCAGCCTTCATGTTCTCGCTCAACTCTAATCCCAGCACCCCGGGCTACTCCGGTTTCGGCTTCGATGGCGTCTCCCAGGATGAG GATTTATCATTCCCCTTCACTGGCTCCTTTTTAGACAAG ACCTGGACTTCCTGTTCAACCCGCCGGAGCAAAGCGAGGACTTCCAGTTCCCCTTCTCCTCCGAGAGCCCCGCGGAGAGCAAGGAAAACACCTCCACCGActttgctttttcatttcacttttgaCACACTCGCCTTTTGCTGTTGCTTCTTGGTACCAAGTTGA
- the tmem169b gene encoding transmembrane protein 169: MTHVEESQTEGEGSPQILSLRSESSANHVDDGDVGPSVRRKRRRKRDQRPESIIVYRSDVEQGPGGYQGGEEEGAERNAEEGAKFLCTPENEDGDWSLPPDSRYVTLTGTITRGKKKGQVVDIHVTMTEKELRELAKSRERLDAECEAGEDSKRACSLGVCRGPHVVLWSISCAPVVFLLSFITSFYYGTLTWYNVFLVYNEERTFWHKITICPFLIIFYPVLIMPVALSLALYSAVVQVSWAFSRWWHAVRDLEKGFCGWACGKMGLEDCSPYSIIELLDSDTVSCTLQSKAPRELAQTSSV, translated from the exons ATGACCCATGTGGAGGAGTCTCAGACCGAAGGAGAAGGCAGCCCCCAGATCCTCTCCCTCAGGTCCGAATCATCGGCGAACCATGTAGACGACGGCGATGTGGGACCGTCcgtgaggaggaagaggaggcgaaAGCGAGACCAGCGTCCCGAGTCCATCATCGTCTATCGCTCTGACGTAGAACAAGGGCCCGGCGGGTACCAAGGCGGCGAAGAAGAAGGAGCGGAGAGGAACGCCGAAGAGGGAGCCAAGTTCCTCTGTACACCTGAAAATGAAG ACGGAGACTGGAGTCTTCCCCCAGACAGCCGCTATGTAACCCTAACAGGCACCATCACGCGGGGCAAAAAGAAAGGCCAGGTAGTGGACATCCACGTGACCATGACGGAGAAAGAACTCCGCGAGCTGGCCAAGTCTAGGGAACGGCTCGACGCCGAGTGCGAGGCCGGGGAGGACTCCAAGCGAGCCTGCAGCCTGGGCGTGTGCCGGGGGCCTCACGTTGTCCTGTGGAGCATCTCCTGCGCCCCCGTGGTCTTCCTGCTCTCCTTCATCACGTCCTTTTACTACGGCACGCTGACCTGGTACAACGTCTTCCTGGTGTACAACGAGGAGCGGACGTTCTGGCACAAGATCACCATCTGCCCCTTCCTCATCATCTTCTACCCCGTGCTCATCATGCCCGTGGCGCTGTCCCTGGCGCTGTACTCCGCCGTGGTGCAGGTGTCCTGGGCCTTCAGCAGGTGGTGGCATGCCGTGAGGGACCTGGAGAAGGGATTCTGCGGCTGGGCCTGCGGCAAAATGGGCCTGGAGGACTGCTCACCTTACAGCATCATAGAGCTCCTCGACTCCGACACCGTCTCATGCACGCTGCAGAGCAAAGCACCCAGGGAACTTGCCCAAACGTCGTCAGTGTGA